DNA sequence from the Amycolatopsis sp. Hca4 genome:
CGTCCAGGTGGCCGGCCGGGAGGCGCTCACCAAGGCGTTCCTGGCCGAGGTCCAGGCCAACGCCTGGGTCAACTACCTGATCGTCGGGCTGCTGCTGGTGTACGCCGCGATCTCGATGGTCAACACGCTGGTGATGGCGACGGCGGACCGGCGGCGCGAGTTCGGGCTGCAGCGGCTCATCGGGTCGACGCGGGGCCAGGTGATGCGCATGATGGCCGTGGAGGCGGGGATCGTGGCCGCGATCGGCGTCTTCCTCGGCACGCTGGTCGCGGCGTCGATGCTGGTGCCCTTCAGCGCGGCGGTGTCGGACAGCCCCTTCCCGTCCGGTCCTTTGTGGATATATCTTGTGATACTCGGGCTGGCCGTCGTGCTGACGGTGGTGGCCACCTGCGCGCCGACGTGGTTCACGTTGCGCACCAGGCCGTCGCCTTCGACGGTCGCCCCTGAATAGGTGACCTCGGGCGGGCCGGGGACCCCAGAGTCGCGCTGACGAGCTCTCCCCCAGATTGTCAGCGCGCGGTCAGCCCGAGGTCACCGCTCCGGCATAGCGTCGGGGCGTGAACACCGAAGAGAACGCCGCCGGGCGCTGGGACGCCATCGTGGTCGGCTCCGGGATCGGCGGGCTCGTCTGCGCCGGCTACCTGGTGGCGAGCGGGATGCGCGTCCTGGTGCTCGAGCAGCACGACGTCGCGGGCGGCAACAGCCACGTGTTCCGCCGCCGCCGTGCCTACCAGTTCGACGTCGGGGTGCACTACCTCGGCGACTGCGGACCGGACGGCCTGCTGCCGCGGGTGCTCTCCGGCCTCGGCCTCGGCGACCGGGTGCGCTTCCACCCGATGGACCCCGACGGCTTCGACCGGATCGTCCTGCCCAGTGTCACGGTGGACGTGCCGACCGGGTGGGACCGCTACGCCGACCGCCTGCGGGCCGCGTTGCCCGCCGAGGCCGAGGGCCTCACCCGCTACGTCGACATCTGCTCGGCCGTCGCGCGGGCCTGCCGCCAGTCCGCCTCCGCGGACGGCCCGGCGGCCAGGGTGCCGGCCGTGATGCTGCGCTGGAGCCGCCGGACGCTGGCGCAGCTGTTCGACCACTGTGGACTGTCCGCGCGGGCGCGCACGGTGCTGGCCGCCCAGTCCGGCAACTACGGGTCCGCGCCGGCCGGCACCCTCGTCGTCGCGCACACGATGATGCTCGACGACTACCTGCGCGGCGCCTACTACCCCGAGGGCGGCGGCCAGGTGATCGCCGCGTCGTTCGTCGAGCTGCTGGAGTCGCACGGCGGGACGCTGCTCACCCGCACCCGGGTCGACGAGATCCTGGTCGAAGGCGGCAAGGCGGCCGGCGTCCGGCTGACCGACGGCACGGTGCACCGGGCCCCGATCGTGGTGTCCAATGCGGACTACCGCCGCACGGTGCTGGAACTGTGCGGTGGCCGGGAAAACCTGCCCGAGCCGGTGGTGGCCCGCGCGGAGACGGCGACGATGCGCCTGCCGCTCGCGGTCTGCTACGTCGCGCTCGACCGCGAGCTCCCGCTGCCCAGCGCCAACATCTGGTACTGGCCGGGCGAAGACGTCGAAGCCGCCTACGCGCGGGTGGAGGCGGGCGACCTCGACGAGCTGCCGTTCGCGTTCCTGTCCTTCGCGTCCCTGAAGGACCCGGTGCCGGGCTCGGCGTGCCCGCCGGGGCACATGAACTTCCAGATCATGACCGCCTGCCCGCCCGGCTACGCGCACTGGGGGCTCGCCGACGGCCCGGCGCACGGGGCCCGGTACCGCCGCGAACCCGGCTACCTCGGCGCGAAGAACCGGCTGACCGAACAGATGCTGGACCTCGCCGAGGCGGCGATCGGCCCGTTCCGCAAGCACCTCGTGCACGCCGAGACGTCGACGCCGCTGACCCAGGAGCGCTACACGCTCTCGACCGGGGGCAGCGCCTACGGCCTGCAGACCTGGGGCCGCGTCGGGCAACGGCCGGATATCGATTCCGGCATCGACGGTCTCTACCTGACCGGCCAGAGCATCTTGCACGGTGGCGGGATCGTGGGGGTCGCCACCGGAGGCGCGTTGTGCGCCTCGACGATCCTCGGCCGTCCGGTGCTCGCGGAGGGCGCGCTGGGCAACCCCGAACTGCTCCCGGAACGCGAGCCCGGCTGGGACCCGCTGCGCACCTCACGGGGGCTGCGGCGGCGCGAGGCCCGTGGGCTTGCCCTGCTCGACCGGGTCGTGGCGGGCTAGGGACGCCACCCGGAAAAGAAAAGAACTCGCGGCCCGGTTCGTCCTGGCCAGGGGTAATTGCTGCTGTCTTACGAAGGGAATGGTGAGTGAAGTGACGGAAACCGTGGCTGGATCGGCGGAGGTCCTGGACGACCGCGTCGTCGCGGGCATCTGCGCCGCACTCGAATCGGTGCTGGAGGCGGAGGTGGCCGACCTCGGCCCGGAGACCCGGCTCGCGGACGCCGGCCTCGACTCCACCGGCGTGCTCGAGCTGCTGATGCAGCTGGAAGAGGCGCTCGGCATCGAATTCGACGCGGAGAACCTGGAAATGAGCCACTTCGAGTCGGTCGGGTCGCTGGCCCGGTTCGTCTCGGCGGAAATGGCCGCCTGAGCGATGACCACGATCTCGCCGCCGATCACGGCGACCTGGGTGCGGTGCCACGACACCGCCCGGGCGGAAGGGATGGCCCCGGCACTGGCCGTGCTCCACGCGGCCCTGCCCGCCGGGGCGGACGCGGCCGGGGCCGGTGGCGCCGCGGTCCGGCCGGCCGGACCGGCGGACCGCGACGGCGACGTGCTCGTGGTCCGGACGGCGGAGCTGCCCGGCGGCCCCGTCGTCCTGGTGCGGGCCCCGCGGCCCGCGGGCGGGCCCGACCCGGTTCTGGCGACCGGGTCGGTGTGGCTGCGGCTGGGCCTGTCCGGCGCCCTGCTCGACACCGGGCTCGCCTACCTGGGCGGGCGGCGCAGCGGCGACACCACCCTGCTGCGCCGCCAGATGGTCCAGGGTGCCGTCGCCGAGGCGCTGACCGGCCAGCTCGAAGTACGCGCCTTCCTGACCGCGCACGAGGCGGGCCCGCCGCCGGAGGCCCTGGCCTACCTGCACCGGCGGCTCACCGAAACCGACCGCGTCCTGCTGCGCCTGCTGGGCGCGGCGGGGTACGTCCGCGGTGGCGCGGGCGAGGTCGCCGACGTCTCCGAGCTGCTCGCCGGGGCCTACACGCCGGAGGCCGTGGCGTGACGGCGACCGTGCTGGACGAGCGGCTGGTGACGCTGCGGGACGCGGCCCGGCAGTGGGGTGCGGAGTTCCGCACCGCGGGCGCCGGGCTCGACACCGACCCGGACGGCGTCGGCGAGCTCCTGGAGCTGGCCGGCGTCCGCTGCCTGGCCACCATGCTCGTCCCGGAGGAGTTCGGGGGCGCCGGCCTGCGCCTCGGCGCCCACCGCTTCCACGGCATGACGGCGATCGAGCGGGCGGTGGTGCTCGAAGAGCTCGCCCGCGGCGACGCCGGCCTGATGCTGGCCGGCCCGGGCGCGTCGATGTCCGGCGTGCTCGTCGACGTGCTGGCCGACCGGGAGCAGAAGGAGTGGTTCTACGGCCGGCTCCTCGAGCGGCCGACCTGGACGTTCTTCGCGCTCACCGAGCCGGATCGCGGCTCCGACGCCACCGCGCTGGAGACGGCGCTGAAGATCTCGCCGGACGGCGGGCCGCACCGGCTCGACGGCCGCAAGAAGTACGTCGGCAACGCCGCCCGGGCCGCGCTGGGGGTCGTGTTCGCCCGCACCGGGCCCGGCCCGCTGGGCGTGACGGCGGTCCTGGTCGACACGGCGGACCCGGGTTTCCACGCCCGGCCGCTGGAGTCGCTGGGCCTGCGGGCCGCGAGGATCTGCGAGGTGACGCTGGACGGCGTCGAGGTGCCCGCCGAGCGCGTGCTCGGCCGGGACCGCTCGCCCGCCCGGCGGGGCATGTGGGCGTGCGTGCAGACCTTCAACCGGCTGCGGCCGGGTGTCGCCGCGATCGCGGTCGGCATCGCCGCGGCC
Encoded proteins:
- a CDS encoding NAD(P)/FAD-dependent oxidoreductase; translated protein: MNTEENAAGRWDAIVVGSGIGGLVCAGYLVASGMRVLVLEQHDVAGGNSHVFRRRRAYQFDVGVHYLGDCGPDGLLPRVLSGLGLGDRVRFHPMDPDGFDRIVLPSVTVDVPTGWDRYADRLRAALPAEAEGLTRYVDICSAVARACRQSASADGPAARVPAVMLRWSRRTLAQLFDHCGLSARARTVLAAQSGNYGSAPAGTLVVAHTMMLDDYLRGAYYPEGGGQVIAASFVELLESHGGTLLTRTRVDEILVEGGKAAGVRLTDGTVHRAPIVVSNADYRRTVLELCGGRENLPEPVVARAETATMRLPLAVCYVALDRELPLPSANIWYWPGEDVEAAYARVEAGDLDELPFAFLSFASLKDPVPGSACPPGHMNFQIMTACPPGYAHWGLADGPAHGARYRREPGYLGAKNRLTEQMLDLAEAAIGPFRKHLVHAETSTPLTQERYTLSTGGSAYGLQTWGRVGQRPDIDSGIDGLYLTGQSILHGGGIVGVATGGALCASTILGRPVLAEGALGNPELLPEREPGWDPLRTSRGLRRREARGLALLDRVVAG
- a CDS encoding acyl carrier protein, translating into MTETVAGSAEVLDDRVVAGICAALESVLEAEVADLGPETRLADAGLDSTGVLELLMQLEEALGIEFDAENLEMSHFESVGSLARFVSAEMAA
- a CDS encoding DUF2786 domain-containing protein produces the protein MTTISPPITATWVRCHDTARAEGMAPALAVLHAALPAGADAAGAGGAAVRPAGPADRDGDVLVVRTAELPGGPVVLVRAPRPAGGPDPVLATGSVWLRLGLSGALLDTGLAYLGGRRSGDTTLLRRQMVQGAVAEALTGQLEVRAFLTAHEAGPPPEALAYLHRRLTETDRVLLRLLGAAGYVRGGAGEVADVSELLAGAYTPEAVA
- a CDS encoding acyl-CoA dehydrogenase family protein, whose amino-acid sequence is MTATVLDERLVTLRDAARQWGAEFRTAGAGLDTDPDGVGELLELAGVRCLATMLVPEEFGGAGLRLGAHRFHGMTAIERAVVLEELARGDAGLMLAGPGASMSGVLVDVLADREQKEWFYGRLLERPTWTFFALTEPDRGSDATALETALKISPDGGPHRLDGRKKYVGNAARAALGVVFARTGPGPLGVTAVLVDTADPGFHARPLESLGLRAARICEVTLDGVEVPAERVLGRDRSPARRGMWACVQTFNRLRPGVAAIAVGIAAAAHDYVRTEHGGIGRDGRDRLEELGRRIEGVRHLVHLSAIEVDADGSRGHLASAAKAQACRLAEEATLAACGFFGPSARWDHPALDKLVRDARGVEFMEGAGNIQKLTVFQGLVAGKVGRGEPFPAHAGKTPTGGASCR